The following coding sequences lie in one Aquabacterium sp. A3 genomic window:
- the traL gene encoding type IV conjugative transfer system protein TraL: MQADTYIPRRLDDPWKIGFWDIDVAAPVIFFFFVGYLAGTKLAFAACAGAGIFLSRWIARIKADKHQAFAMHWLYWHLPPSPMTAMRATPPSHIRRMVG; the protein is encoded by the coding sequence ATGCAAGCCGACACCTACATCCCCCGTCGCCTGGATGACCCCTGGAAGATCGGCTTCTGGGACATCGATGTGGCCGCCCCAGTGATCTTTTTCTTCTTTGTCGGCTACCTGGCGGGCACCAAGCTGGCCTTTGCGGCCTGCGCGGGTGCGGGGATCTTCCTGTCGCGGTGGATCGCGCGCATCAAAGCCGACAAGCACCAGGCCTTCGCAATGCATTGGCTGTACTGGCACCTGCCTCCCAGCCCCATGACCGCGATGCGCGCCACCCCGCCCTCCCACATCCGCCGCATGGTCGGCTGA
- a CDS encoding DUF932 domain-containing protein, with product MRSGRSLVSLAHELERQLQSKKDLVVPSSLLRHDTDDTGETRLVIGEAGVSTPYGVMPLARRQLADKLKIPYAYFERMRSEQPVLLDRNVNTWLQSDDDRRMIRTLDGNVRAVLSDRYRRLDNYDLAESVLPILQQLPDVRFESVELTDTRMYIKCITPQLKVEMAPGDIVQAGVVISNSEVGQGTLSVQPLLYRLVCRNGLIASDRSLRKTHVGRALGSDESIMVFKDDTLQADDKAFFLKVRDVVQAAVSEATFMQAAQKMQKTLQIHLVGNPVKTVEVLAQRYTLNDAERAGVLRHLIAEGDLSGYGLVNAVTHFSQEVEDYDRATEFEALGGKLIELPVKEWKELAQAI from the coding sequence ATGAGAAGCGGACGTTCCCTGGTGAGCCTGGCCCATGAACTTGAGCGCCAGTTGCAATCAAAGAAGGACCTGGTGGTCCCCTCGTCGCTGCTGCGGCACGACACCGATGACACAGGCGAGACCCGCCTCGTCATCGGCGAAGCCGGGGTCTCCACGCCCTATGGCGTCATGCCGCTGGCGCGCCGCCAGTTGGCTGACAAGCTGAAGATTCCCTATGCGTACTTCGAGCGCATGCGCTCCGAGCAGCCCGTCTTGCTGGACCGCAACGTGAACACCTGGCTGCAAAGCGACGATGATCGCCGCATGATTCGCACGCTGGATGGCAACGTCCGGGCCGTGCTGTCAGACCGCTATCGTCGCCTTGACAACTACGATCTGGCCGAAAGTGTGCTGCCCATCCTGCAGCAGTTGCCTGATGTGCGCTTCGAGTCGGTGGAACTCACCGACACGAGGATGTACATCAAGTGCATCACACCGCAATTGAAGGTCGAAATGGCGCCTGGCGACATCGTCCAGGCTGGCGTGGTCATCTCCAATTCGGAGGTGGGACAAGGCACGCTGTCGGTGCAGCCCTTGCTGTATCGACTGGTGTGCCGCAATGGCCTGATTGCTTCAGACCGCTCCTTGCGCAAAACCCACGTCGGGCGGGCACTCGGATCTGACGAAAGCATCATGGTCTTCAAGGACGACACCTTGCAGGCCGACGACAAGGCCTTCTTCCTGAAGGTTCGCGACGTGGTGCAGGCGGCCGTGTCTGAGGCAACGTTCATGCAGGCAGCGCAGAAGATGCAAAAGACCTTGCAGATTCACCTCGTCGGCAACCCCGTCAAGACGGTGGAAGTGCTGGCTCAGCGCTACACATTGAATGACGCCGAACGCGCCGGGGTGCTGCGACACCTGATCGCCGAAGGTGATCTGTCGGGGTATGGCCTGGTGAATGCCGTCACGCACTTCTCCCAGGAAGTTGAGGACTACGACCGTGCGACCGAGTTCGAAGCCCTGGGCGGGAAGTTGATCGAACTGCCCGTCAAGGAATGGAAGGAGTTGGCGCAAGCCATCTGA
- a CDS encoding FlhC family transcriptional regulator, which produces MMSTRADRQLCAIRLAQDCAQLGARVRTIHHLTGLNPRDVQRLFFNDPQTIPRGRPPNSLEWYHGANLIARAESSIFMSIYRRLRNTGFGAAETLVSAYRGYQAVCQCPHRISFDRAFDLASHTDGIWLACTPVFEVLACPTCGSDVLMAIGTVVHLGDNCPFCKLVLRYSCDPRLQASFPKHGMATAPETAS; this is translated from the coding sequence ATGATGTCAACACGTGCTGACCGCCAGTTGTGCGCCATACGCCTGGCGCAAGACTGTGCACAACTGGGTGCCCGGGTGCGCACCATCCACCACCTCACAGGGCTCAACCCACGGGACGTGCAGAGGCTGTTCTTCAATGACCCTCAAACCATCCCACGCGGACGTCCGCCCAACTCCCTGGAGTGGTATCACGGCGCCAACCTCATCGCGAGGGCTGAATCGTCAATCTTCATGTCGATCTACCGCCGCCTGCGCAACACTGGCTTCGGCGCCGCAGAGACGCTGGTCAGCGCCTATCGTGGATACCAAGCCGTCTGCCAGTGTCCGCACCGAATCAGTTTTGACCGGGCGTTTGATCTGGCATCTCACACCGATGGCATCTGGCTGGCCTGCACCCCGGTGTTCGAGGTCCTCGCTTGCCCGACCTGCGGCAGCGATGTACTTATGGCCATCGGCACCGTGGTCCACTTGGGCGACAACTGTCCGTTCTGCAAACTGGTACTGCGCTACAGTTGCGACCCTCGGCTCCAGGCCTCATTTCCCAAGCACGGGATGGCGACCGCACCTGAAACTGCCTCCTGA
- a CDS encoding type-F conjugative transfer system secretin TraK, which translates to MATAPSLVTALQLVEARDGVSVEAMVSIKEPTRIRIDGAPITDVFGNIYSSNCANGTPPPNNSQNIPTINPTGELVLECDKDKGEVYIRPVGKSTKPINLFVSSAKATYTLLLHRSDTPADTIVIRDPSARLLKLDNANPNPSGMSLGTSANHIRAMKALLVAMASDRVPPDVRVEEVNRLVPLWLEARFSLMRRYEGRGLVGEKYLLQNISPTLMVLAEQEFDREGAQVMGVSIENHNLQPGEATNVFVIRQEATR; encoded by the coding sequence ATGGCAACGGCACCAAGCCTCGTCACCGCGCTTCAGTTGGTCGAAGCCCGCGACGGTGTCTCCGTTGAGGCCATGGTGTCGATCAAGGAGCCCACACGCATCCGCATCGATGGCGCGCCCATCACCGATGTGTTCGGCAACATCTATTCGAGCAACTGCGCCAACGGAACCCCGCCCCCCAACAACAGCCAGAACATTCCGACCATCAATCCCACGGGTGAATTGGTCCTCGAATGCGACAAGGACAAGGGCGAGGTCTACATCCGACCCGTGGGCAAGTCCACCAAGCCCATCAACCTGTTCGTCTCCAGTGCGAAGGCGACCTACACCCTGCTGCTGCATCGCTCGGACACCCCCGCAGACACCATCGTCATCCGGGATCCCAGTGCCAGGCTGCTGAAGCTGGACAACGCGAACCCAAATCCCTCGGGCATGTCATTGGGCACTTCGGCCAACCACATCCGAGCCATGAAGGCCTTGCTGGTGGCAATGGCCTCTGACCGGGTGCCTCCCGACGTGCGGGTCGAGGAGGTCAACCGCCTCGTCCCCCTGTGGCTCGAAGCGAGATTTTCCCTGATGCGTCGCTATGAAGGGCGAGGCCTGGTCGGCGAGAAATACCTGCTGCAAAACATCAGCCCGACCTTGATGGTGCTGGCCGAGCAGGAATTTGACCGCGAAGGTGCCCAGGTCATGGGCGTGTCGATCGAGAACCACAACCTGCAACCCGGAGAGGCCACGAATGTGTTCGTGATCCGGCAGGAGGCCACGCGATGA
- the mobH gene encoding MobH family relaxase, whose amino-acid sequence MLAPSLPHSTFASSDPGFEALPIDALLSQNDDLIARIKLCHGSDRTEFEQTILSLIRRYANLVHLLPATSDNYFCTPGGLLRLGMEVSFFSLQGTDAHIFSGRSTISARRHLEPRWRLATFVAGLCCEAHRVLSHIIVTNAPGDVWPAYLLSLSDWLMERQADRYFLRWRPHAIETRSLGVFTLAHVVPPTVMHYLAEDNTVIVPHLMGSVSGISQHRDHNVLDELVRRSLALVIDRNLLANADRYGTPQYGSHLERYLVDALRHLAVSNSGWQANREKSRVWFGPDGLFLAWPSAAEDLQKQLDAAQLPGIPKAPETIMEVLLLAGVFEPTPAGVPIWVIQPPGGKAKIDAVKLSSQAILFAGHNSLPPPLAESLTSSLRNDHPSEQAAEPVAPQPIPDGPPGTQLSLIPGNAEQNQQASNNQDTQGEAAPLPTASPSALASTSDAQTTQQATIGLQAPLRLNPVVRDALTEVVNTLNTGAGPAQCCTVAFGVFVPLHEFERRGIQPSMALRALSDVHMLVRAQCKGPPTTSRDFNGTPTVGLTIDPRFISGVDMEAFASPEAQGE is encoded by the coding sequence ATGCTTGCCCCGTCTCTGCCACACAGCACTTTTGCATCGTCAGATCCCGGCTTCGAGGCCCTGCCCATTGATGCTCTGCTGTCGCAAAACGATGACCTGATCGCCCGCATCAAGCTCTGCCATGGGTCTGACCGTACCGAGTTCGAACAAACCATCCTGTCACTTATCAGACGATACGCCAACCTAGTACACCTGCTGCCAGCCACATCAGACAACTACTTCTGCACCCCTGGCGGCCTGTTGCGCCTGGGCATGGAAGTCAGCTTCTTCAGCCTGCAGGGCACAGACGCGCACATATTCTCCGGTCGCTCCACCATATCGGCACGCCGCCACTTGGAGCCGCGCTGGCGCCTGGCAACCTTCGTCGCGGGGCTTTGCTGCGAGGCCCACCGGGTGCTCAGTCACATCATCGTGACCAACGCCCCAGGCGATGTGTGGCCAGCCTACCTTCTGTCCCTGAGTGATTGGCTGATGGAGCGACAAGCGGACCGCTACTTCTTGCGCTGGCGCCCACACGCCATCGAGACACGCAGCCTTGGCGTGTTCACGCTGGCCCATGTCGTACCCCCAACGGTCATGCATTACCTGGCTGAAGACAACACAGTCATCGTGCCTCACCTCATGGGCAGCGTCAGCGGCATCTCGCAGCATCGCGATCACAACGTGCTGGACGAGTTGGTCCGGCGCTCCTTGGCGCTGGTGATTGACCGCAACCTGCTGGCCAACGCCGACCGCTACGGTACGCCTCAATACGGTTCGCACCTGGAACGCTACCTGGTTGACGCGCTAAGGCATCTCGCGGTCTCCAACTCGGGGTGGCAGGCCAATCGCGAGAAGTCTCGCGTCTGGTTCGGTCCCGATGGCCTGTTCCTGGCCTGGCCCAGCGCTGCCGAAGACCTCCAGAAGCAACTGGACGCCGCCCAGCTGCCAGGCATTCCCAAAGCGCCGGAGACCATCATGGAGGTGCTCCTGCTGGCCGGTGTCTTCGAACCCACGCCCGCAGGAGTCCCGATCTGGGTCATCCAACCACCAGGCGGCAAAGCCAAGATCGACGCAGTCAAGCTGTCTTCTCAGGCGATCCTGTTTGCAGGACATAACTCGTTGCCGCCGCCTCTGGCGGAGAGCCTCACAAGTTCCCTTCGCAATGATCATCCATCAGAGCAAGCAGCCGAACCTGTCGCACCACAGCCTATACCGGATGGCCCGCCAGGCACCCAGCTCTCGCTCATCCCTGGCAACGCCGAGCAAAACCAACAAGCTTCGAATAACCAAGACACTCAAGGCGAAGCGGCACCTTTGCCAACGGCCTCTCCATCTGCCCTGGCGTCTACGAGCGACGCCCAAACAACTCAGCAAGCGACCATTGGTCTTCAAGCGCCGCTGCGCCTCAACCCCGTGGTGCGCGACGCACTGACCGAGGTGGTCAACACCTTGAACACAGGCGCTGGACCCGCTCAGTGTTGCACTGTCGCTTTTGGGGTGTTTGTGCCTCTGCACGAATTCGAGCGCCGCGGCATTCAACCGTCTATGGCCCTGCGCGCCCTGTCGGATGTGCACATGCTGGTTCGCGCCCAGTGCAAAGGTCCACCCACCACATCAAGAGATTTCAATGGCACACCGACCGTGGGTTTGACCATTGATCCGCGCTTCATCAGCGGCGTGGACATGGAAGCATTTGCCTCGCCAGAGGCTCAGGGCGAGTGA
- the traE gene encoding type IV conjugative transfer system protein TraE, which yields MDFERLNSDIKEMRRRNRSLGLAVGVLSSGHVVALLVILNLIGTVRTVVVPPTIDKTFWVSRDKASGEYLEQMGGFMAWLVLDVTPSSIDWKKNILLGYVEPDQYGPLKTRQEVEAERLKRINASTMFMPQQLVPSEDKQSVVVRGRLRTLVNGFETANDLKAYLIEFSFNGARMHLKTFKEVPNAS from the coding sequence ATGGACTTCGAGCGACTCAACAGCGACATCAAGGAAATGCGCCGCCGCAACCGCAGCCTGGGGCTCGCGGTGGGCGTGCTGTCGTCGGGCCATGTCGTGGCACTGCTCGTCATCCTCAACCTGATCGGCACAGTGCGCACGGTGGTCGTGCCACCCACGATCGACAAGACCTTCTGGGTCAGCCGAGACAAGGCCAGTGGCGAATACCTGGAGCAGATGGGTGGCTTCATGGCCTGGCTGGTGCTGGACGTCACACCCTCATCGATCGACTGGAAAAAAAACATCCTGCTCGGCTATGTGGAACCCGACCAATACGGCCCGCTCAAGACCCGGCAGGAGGTCGAGGCCGAGCGGCTCAAGCGCATCAACGCCAGCACGATGTTCATGCCGCAGCAGTTGGTGCCCAGCGAAGACAAGCAAAGCGTCGTGGTGCGTGGCCGACTGCGCACCCTGGTCAATGGCTTCGAAACCGCCAACGACCTCAAGGCCTACCTGATCGAGTTTAGTTTCAACGGGGCACGCATGCACCTCAAGACCTTCAAGGAGGTTCCCAATGCGAGCTGA
- a CDS encoding lytic transglycosylase domain-containing protein has translation MQWGLLSVCLAPLSLSAHAQACWDEAAQRYGVSSQLLYAVAKVESHLNPKALNLSHRQRTGSYDIGLMQINSSNLPALARFGISESDLYSPCTNIHVGAWLLAQTLARQGLSWDGVGAYNAACTQLKGTACLNARRRYAWKVYRQLPASAVQSAQATAVRPQRRSDAKLPLFILAARVSP, from the coding sequence ATGCAATGGGGTCTCTTGTCTGTATGTCTTGCGCCGCTGAGCCTGTCGGCACACGCCCAGGCTTGCTGGGATGAGGCGGCACAACGATATGGCGTTTCATCGCAACTGCTGTATGCCGTTGCCAAGGTCGAGTCGCACCTCAATCCCAAAGCGCTCAACCTCAGCCACCGCCAACGCACGGGCAGCTACGACATCGGGCTGATGCAGATCAACAGCTCGAACCTGCCTGCGCTGGCACGATTCGGCATCTCTGAGAGCGACCTGTACAGCCCCTGCACGAACATCCATGTGGGCGCCTGGCTGCTCGCCCAAACCCTGGCCAGGCAGGGCCTGAGCTGGGATGGTGTGGGGGCCTACAACGCCGCCTGCACCCAACTCAAGGGCACGGCCTGCCTGAACGCACGCAGGCGTTATGCCTGGAAGGTCTATCGGCAGTTGCCCGCCTCGGCAGTCCAGTCCGCACAGGCAACCGCAGTGCGGCCACAAAGGCGCTCAGACGCAAAGCTGCCCCTCTTCATCCTTGCCGCTCGGGTGTCGCCATGA
- a CDS encoding DUF4400 domain-containing protein — MIRAMAVVSLLALLVLVLYVPSAHPPERFLEQLRTEYTNAAVFWGKDAGTRMLSRAMSMQESARQASPVPSSKDAAPAGGVNAAVGREMASVNQRLFNNPYFRSIDALLLLASFRLAMLLEWLPWLLAFPIAAMVDGYLVRIVKAKEFLHHSPAMFALYVSLAILTSCASVLAFVLPITLHPLAIPCVPVVIGTLMGTAVRDFHRRS, encoded by the coding sequence ATGATCAGGGCGATGGCCGTGGTGTCACTGCTGGCACTACTGGTTCTGGTTCTCTATGTGCCGTCCGCCCACCCGCCAGAACGGTTCTTAGAGCAACTGCGAACGGAATACACCAATGCGGCGGTGTTCTGGGGCAAGGACGCAGGCACCCGCATGCTGTCGCGTGCGATGAGCATGCAGGAGTCTGCACGTCAAGCATCACCCGTCCCTTCGTCCAAGGACGCGGCCCCTGCGGGTGGCGTCAACGCAGCAGTCGGGCGAGAAATGGCCTCGGTCAACCAGCGGTTGTTCAACAACCCCTACTTCCGATCGATTGATGCGCTGCTGCTGCTCGCCAGCTTCCGCCTGGCCATGCTGCTGGAGTGGCTCCCCTGGCTGTTGGCCTTCCCGATTGCGGCCATGGTGGATGGCTACCTTGTGCGAATAGTCAAAGCCAAAGAGTTTCTGCACCACAGCCCGGCGATGTTCGCCCTGTATGTCAGTTTGGCCATCCTGACCAGTTGCGCAAGCGTCCTGGCGTTTGTGCTGCCCATCACCTTGCATCCTCTTGCCATACCCTGCGTGCCGGTAGTCATCGGCACGCTGATGGGTACAGCGGTCAGGGACTTTCACCGAAGGTCTTGA
- the traD gene encoding conjugative transfer system coupling protein TraD (Members of this protein family are the putative conjugative coupling factor, TraD, as the term is used for the SXT and TOL plasmid systems.) — MPIRRYEMPWRHAYEAYAGLAWGIALMFFTAVGAIGQLPRILAFSLSITCLGMSALRVSQALRILVLRASLAGHAIQVISTQTQARWCQDSTAVFLGFGFEWRPVHSQRLYELAKIDYRDFTVSPRLLSLLGYDSAPQPDAEIGLPYIHGVEPHEVPLHRPLQNFEGGTLLVGTTQSGKGVALANLVTQAVRRGDVVIVIDPKNSRRLKRVVERACQDWREPDTFMEFHPAFPEAGVRLDFTFNWQKPTEIASRIQSIMPPDTAGAFSAFGWDAVNVVVQGLVELEERPNLAKLTRYIEGGIEPVLEGSLRRFCEETLGPAWRELPEMKKLMQEAHRGHMKRPSEAASTELMAFVAYYEHHIAQSQRSKVIDAQVRTFRHNREHYQKITANLLPVLSMLTSGDLGRTLSPDPFDANDMRPIMNFEKIERGGHVLYMCLDSLPDPSVASAIGALALADLAARAGMRYNLGGYRRIALFVDEVANVINQPLIEILNKGAEGGIYTTCAMQTLADLAKRLGSEAAARMALGNLNNLIALRSKDRPTQDFIVETFGKTAIHSMRVGLGHGADTHLGDFSTSYSSQLSESFEEMVPADVLGKLPNLQYFASVSGGRIVKGRFPILDPDAQGVHQPIRRAA; from the coding sequence ATGCCCATCCGCCGCTACGAGATGCCATGGCGCCACGCCTACGAGGCCTACGCAGGCCTTGCCTGGGGCATCGCGTTGATGTTCTTTACAGCGGTCGGTGCCATCGGCCAACTGCCCCGCATTCTCGCTTTCTCCCTGTCCATCACTTGCCTTGGCATGAGCGCTCTCAGGGTCTCGCAGGCGCTGCGCATTCTCGTGCTGAGGGCATCTCTGGCTGGTCATGCCATCCAGGTGATAAGCACGCAAACCCAGGCGCGGTGGTGTCAGGATTCAACGGCCGTGTTCCTTGGGTTCGGCTTCGAGTGGCGGCCCGTGCACTCTCAGCGTCTGTATGAACTGGCCAAGATCGACTACCGCGACTTCACGGTATCTCCGCGCCTCCTGAGTCTGCTGGGCTATGACAGCGCACCCCAACCCGATGCCGAGATCGGCTTGCCTTACATACACGGCGTCGAGCCCCATGAGGTGCCGCTGCATCGCCCCTTGCAGAACTTCGAAGGCGGCACGCTGCTGGTCGGCACCACCCAATCCGGCAAAGGTGTGGCCCTGGCCAACCTGGTCACCCAAGCCGTCAGGCGCGGCGACGTGGTGATCGTCATCGACCCCAAGAACAGCCGTCGCCTCAAGCGAGTGGTTGAGCGAGCCTGCCAGGACTGGCGGGAGCCCGACACCTTCATGGAGTTTCATCCGGCATTCCCGGAAGCCGGTGTGCGGCTGGACTTCACCTTCAACTGGCAAAAGCCCACCGAGATCGCATCCCGCATCCAGTCGATCATGCCGCCGGACACGGCTGGCGCGTTCTCCGCCTTTGGCTGGGATGCGGTCAATGTGGTCGTTCAAGGCCTGGTCGAACTGGAAGAGCGCCCCAACCTGGCCAAGCTGACCCGCTACATCGAGGGTGGTATCGAGCCCGTTCTGGAGGGCTCGTTGCGCCGCTTCTGTGAGGAAACCTTGGGGCCCGCCTGGCGTGAGTTGCCCGAAATGAAGAAGCTGATGCAGGAGGCTCATCGAGGCCACATGAAGCGCCCATCGGAAGCCGCCAGCACCGAGTTGATGGCTTTCGTCGCGTACTACGAACACCACATTGCCCAGTCACAACGCAGCAAGGTGATCGATGCCCAGGTGCGCACCTTCAGGCACAACCGGGAGCATTACCAGAAAATCACGGCCAACCTGTTGCCCGTGCTGTCGATGCTGACCTCGGGCGACCTGGGCCGCACGCTGTCGCCCGACCCGTTCGACGCCAACGACATGCGCCCGATCATGAACTTCGAGAAGATCGAGCGCGGCGGGCATGTGCTGTACATGTGTCTGGATTCTCTGCCGGATCCCTCGGTGGCATCGGCCATCGGTGCCCTGGCCTTGGCCGACCTGGCCGCGCGGGCGGGCATGCGCTACAACCTGGGTGGATATAGGCGCATTGCACTGTTTGTGGATGAGGTGGCCAACGTCATCAACCAGCCCTTGATCGAGATCCTCAACAAAGGGGCAGAGGGGGGCATCTACACCACCTGCGCGATGCAGACATTGGCGGACCTGGCCAAACGTCTGGGCAGCGAAGCGGCTGCGCGCATGGCCTTGGGAAACCTCAACAACTTAATCGCCCTAAGATCAAAGGATCGTCCCACGCAAGATTTCATCGTGGAAACCTTTGGCAAGACGGCCATCCATTCGATGCGCGTTGGGCTGGGACATGGCGCGGACACCCATCTGGGCGACTTCTCGACCAGCTATTCAAGCCAACTCTCTGAGAGCTTCGAGGAGATGGTGCCCGCCGATGTCCTGGGCAAACTGCCCAATCTTCAGTACTTTGCCTCGGTGTCTGGCGGGCGCATCGTCAAGGGCCGCTTCCCCATCCTGGATCCGGATGCGCAAGGGGTCCATCAACCCATCAGGAGAGCCGCATGA
- a CDS encoding H-NS histone family protein, producing MTTYQELLAQKAALDKQASELDRQLQDARKAERAGVIDHIKQLLAANGLTVADLGLKVGVANRSSAAAGSKVAPKYRNGDTGETWSGRGLQPKWIKAALAAGKTLDQLKVG from the coding sequence ATGACCACGTATCAAGAACTACTGGCCCAGAAAGCCGCCCTGGACAAGCAGGCTTCGGAGCTGGACAGGCAATTGCAGGATGCCCGCAAAGCTGAGCGAGCTGGTGTGATTGACCATATCAAGCAACTGTTGGCTGCCAATGGTTTGACTGTCGCCGATCTGGGTTTGAAGGTCGGTGTGGCGAACCGCTCCAGTGCTGCAGCAGGAAGCAAGGTCGCCCCAAAATATCGCAACGGTGACACGGGCGAGACTTGGAGTGGACGGGGACTTCAGCCTAAGTGGATCAAGGCCGCGTTGGCCGCTGGCAAGACGCTGGATCAACTGAAAGTAGGCTGA
- a CDS encoding OmpA family protein, with the protein MTRVQDIAMTSASAAVILFALSSCTLTTKQGHSTATPQAKANASHIAQFERWREAYFAQCMTPDCPTTTPKTLAVAPARSQSSTQSEAGPIELVVPIKPAETAKPIPSRKPQVLILAFATDSAVLTPAHRTLLNNAARDLGRAGRVLIVGRTDNVGPDAPNQAIALARAGAVRDHIKRVSPSLPDDIRIDARGLCCYVASNDTPEGRARNRRVEVVFTPPSDDSPAHANEPRS; encoded by the coding sequence ATGACACGCGTACAGGACATCGCCATGACCAGCGCCTCGGCAGCGGTGATTCTGTTTGCCCTCTCGTCTTGCACCCTGACCACCAAGCAGGGCCATTCGACTGCGACACCGCAAGCCAAGGCAAATGCCTCACACATCGCTCAATTTGAGCGTTGGCGGGAGGCGTACTTCGCTCAATGCATGACGCCCGATTGCCCCACCACCACGCCCAAAACACTGGCCGTGGCACCCGCAAGGTCACAGTCTTCGACGCAAAGTGAAGCTGGCCCGATTGAACTTGTCGTACCCATCAAGCCAGCCGAGACGGCCAAGCCCATTCCTTCGCGCAAGCCTCAGGTGTTGATCCTGGCGTTTGCAACCGACAGTGCAGTGCTGACCCCTGCACACCGGACTTTGCTGAACAACGCCGCCAGAGACCTGGGACGTGCCGGGCGCGTGCTCATCGTAGGACGCACCGACAACGTCGGCCCCGATGCGCCCAATCAGGCCATCGCGCTGGCACGGGCTGGTGCTGTTCGAGATCACATCAAGCGGGTCAGCCCCTCGCTACCAGATGACATCCGCATCGACGCCCGGGGCCTGTGCTGCTACGTCGCCAGCAATGACACACCCGAAGGCCGTGCTCGCAATCGTCGCGTTGAGGTCGTGTTCACGCCCCCATCCGATGACTCCCCAGCACATGCCAACGAACCTCGCTCATGA